A single genomic interval of Helianthus annuus cultivar XRQ/B chromosome 6, HanXRQr2.0-SUNRISE, whole genome shotgun sequence harbors:
- the LOC110864440 gene encoding cation/H(+) antiporter 18 — MASNSSCKPPMKATSEGVFQGNNPLDFALPLVIIQICLVLVLTRVLAYLLKPLRQPRVIAEIIGGILLGPSALGRNTNYLHAVFPKRSLPVLDTLANIGLLFFLFLVGLELDLKSLRRTGKKALSIAMAGISLPFVLGIGVSFVLRGSINEGVSPGPFIVFMGVAMSITAFPVLARILAELKLLTTDVGKMAMSAAAVNDIAAWILLALAVALSGTGRSPIVALWVFLSGSAFIVLCSFVVPPVFKWMARRCPEGEPVDELYVCATLGVVLAAGFVTDTIGIHALFGAFVVGVLIPKEGAFAGALVEKVEDLVSGLFLPLYFVSSGLKTDVASIKGAESWGLLVLVICAACFGKIAGTVGVSMMCKIPFSEALALGLLMNTKGLVELIVLNIGKDRGVLNDQTFAILVLMALVTTFITTPSVIAVYKPAKKLAKSEYKHRTIYRKGFATSPFRMFFTFHGIRNLPTMINLIEASRGTGKKETLTVHAMHLMELSERSSAMLMVHKARKNGSPFWKKDPQAGSDQIVVAFETFQQLSKVSIRPTTAISAVSSMHEDICNGAESKKATMIILPFHKHLRLDGHLEVTRAEYRHVNRKVLEHAPCSVSILVDRGFGGSSHVSASNVDSLVTVLFFGGQDDHEALAYGARMAEHPGINLVVVRFLLERDATHSGSVTVDIDEFPSSIEEAMSMDDDVIAECKEKMLKDSKNKYVERVVKSSTEAIEAIREHSRCNLVLVGRMPEGELVASMRKRSECPEMGPVGNLLISPEMNVAASVLVVQQYHTNLSMHSLASLKEDETTDQGDDDSN, encoded by the exons ATGGCCTCAAACTCCTCATGCAAACCCCCTATGAAAGCTACATCGGAAGGGGTGTTTCAAGGAAACAACCCTCTTGATTTCGCACTCCCTCTTGTGATCATACAAATATGTTTGGTTCTCGTGCTCACTCGCGTTCTCGCCTACCTTTTGAAACCGTTACGACAGCCTCGAGTCATTGCCGAAATCATT GGTGGAATTTTACTGGGTCCGTCTGCTCTAGGGCGAAACACAAACTACCTACACGCGGTTTTTCCTAAAAGGAGTCTACCGGTTTTGGACACGTTAGCCAATATCGGGCTTTTGTTCTTTCTGTTCCTGGTGGGGCTCGAGCTCGACTTAAAGTCTCTTAGACGGACCGGGAAAAAAGCGCTGTCTATAGCAATGGCGGGAATCTCGCTCCCTTTCGTGTTAGGAATCGGTGTTTCCTTTGTCCTCCGTGGGTCAATCAACGAAGGGGTCAGCCCAGGCCCGTTTATCGTGTTCATGGGTGTCGCGATGTCCATCACCGCTTTCCCTGTACTAGCGCGTATCCTAGCGGAACTCAAGCTTTTAACCACGGATGTCGGTAAGATGGCCATGTCAGCAGCCGCGGTTAACGACATAGCGGCTTGGATATTACTCGCACTAGCCGTAGCACTTTCGGGCACCGGCCGGTCTCCAATAGTGGCTCTATGGGTTTTCTTGAGTGGTTCGGCTTTCATCGTGTTATGTTCGTTTGTCGTCCCACCAGTTTTCAAATGGATGGCTCGTAGGTGCCCGGAAGGTGAGCCCGTGGACGAGCTCTACGTTTGCGCCACTTTAGGGGTGGTTTTGGCAGCGGGTTTCGTGACCGATACAATCGGGATTCATGCGCTTTTCGGGGCTTTTGTGGTGGGTGTTCTCATCCCGAAAGAAGGTGCTTTCGCAGGGGCGTTAGTCGAAAAAGTTGAGGATCTTGTTTCGGGACTATTCCTACCACTTTACTTTGTGTCAAGCGGTTTAAAAACCGATGTGGCATCGATCAAAGGGGCCGAATCTTGGGGCTTACTCGTGTTGGTCATTTGCGCCGCTTGTTTCGGGAAGATCGCGGGCACTGTCGGGGTTTCGATGATGTGTAAAATACCCTTTAGTGAGGCTCTTGCTCTTGGTCTCCTGATGAACACTAAAGGGTTGGTTGAACTCATTGTTCTTAACATTGGAAAAGACCGTGGG GTGCTAAATGATCAAACATTTGCTATATTGGTTTTGATGGCTCTTGTGACAACATTCATCACGACGCCTTCAGTGATCGCGGTGTATAAGCCCGCGAAAAAGCTAGCAAAATCGGAATACAAACACCGAACGATTTACAGGAAGGGGTTTGCAACGAGCCCGTTTCGTATGTTCTTCACTTTCCACGGGATCCGAAACCTACCAACAATGATTAATCTGATCGAAGCCTCACGTGGGACCGGAAAGAAGGAGACGCTTACGGTTCACGCTATGCACCTCATGGAGCTCAGCGAGCGGTCTTCGGCTATGCTCATGGTTCACAAGGCTAGGAAAAATGGGTCCCCGTTTTGGAAGAAAGATCCGCAGGCTGGTTCGGACCAGATCGTGGTTGCGTTCGAGACGTTTCAGCAGCTGAGTAAGGTCTCGATCCGGCCCACAACCGCCATTTCGGCTGTATCGAGTATGCATGAAGATATCTGTAACGGGGCCGAGAGTAAGAAGGCGACTATGATCATCCTCCCGTTTCATAAGCATCTGCGGCTCGATGGTCATCTCGAGGTGACCCGAGCCGAATATAGGCATGTTAACCGAAAGGTTTTGGAACACGCACCGTGTTCGGTTAGTATCTTAGTGGACCGCGGGTTTGGTGGGAGTTCACATGTTTCCGCGAGTAACGTTGACTCGCTTGTGACAGTTTTGTTCTTCGGTGGTCAGGATGACCACGAGGCTTTAGCTTACGGAGCCCGTATGGCAGAGCACCCGGGGATCAACTTAGTGGTGGTCCGGTTCCTTCTAGAGCGTGATGCGACCCACTCCGGCTCGGTTACCGTCGATATCGATGAGTTTCCTAGCAGCATTGAAGAAGCAATGTCGATGGATGACGACGTGATTGCGGAATGTAAGGAGAAGATGTTAAAGGACAGCAAGAACAAATACGTCGAGCGAGTGGTTAAGAGTTCCACCGAGGCGATCGAGGCGATTCGTGAACATAGCCGGTGCAACTTGGTTTTGGTCGGGAGGATGCCCGAAGGCGAGCTGGTGGCATCGATGAGGAAAAGAAGCGAGTGCCCGGAGATGGGGCCCGTCGGGAACCTTTTGATCTCGCCGGAGATGAACGTAGCGGCCTCGGTGTTGGTGGTCCAGCAGTACCATACCAATCTTTCAATGCATTCTCTGGCTTCTTTGAAAGAGGATGAAACCACTGACCAAGGGGATGATGATTCCAATTAA